The Nymphaea colorata isolate Beijing-Zhang1983 chromosome 7, ASM883128v2, whole genome shotgun sequence DNA window TAAGCTACAACCTTCATTGTCAAGGATTCCATAATCCAGGAATTCCAGATGTGGATCACTGGAGCACTCCCCCTGCTTTTGCAAGCGCCTTCTATATTCAGTGAAAGCAAAGTGATTGGGAACAAGGTCTGCCCTGTTACCGACGCATAACAGTATTTCAAAGTTTTGGAGACTGTTCACAGAAACCCAATCCTGGAGAGCTACAAAAGATGACATCTGCATAACATTTGCTTTTTAGGATAGGATGATCATAGCCAACTACATGGAACGCTACAACTTTTCAAAGTAAATCAACATATTTCTGTAAGGATACTCACATTACTTTGGTCAAACACCATCACCAGTGCCAATGGCTGCTGGTAGGTCAATGAATAATTCTCAGGAAAACTATCACCAAGATGTTCCACGCATATGGAAATATCTGCTAGATAATATTTCGTATCAATTGTCCACCTGTTGTTTTGACTATGAGGAACATATTTTAGATGCAGTTTCTTAATCAATGTCCGCTCAGAAGTGGGCTTTCAGTAATTCTCCAGCATTCATTTTGTGAGACGCAATTTCTAAGAGGAACGAACAAAGACTTCCAGTATGTAAGAGGAGAGCAAGCTCCCAATTCAACAAAGTAGGATCTCTTACAACCCGATCCCATGCACCACGTTTAGAAGCGAACCATAAAGCTATACTAAATGAATCAACTATGACGCatagaaaaaacaatatttttctacaGGATCAAGAAAGAATTGTGCAAAGAAAAACTTAGGAAAAGGGAATGAACAAAATTGAGTCAGAGAGTGGACACAAATCACGGAGAGATTCCAACAAATGGAGAAAAGTAGagaaatcaaacaaagaaaGCAATCCAAAAGATAGAAACAAGAACTGATGATGAAGATGTGACGGCGAAGGTGGTAAACAGAAGGTGTGTCTCCATGTGTATCTATTTTTCCTTACTTGAGAGAGAGTCTGTTTGCCGGCGTTCGAGGAACCGACCATTAGAATCGACGGCCGCTTCTCAAGCGGGGTCT harbors:
- the LOC116257340 gene encoding uncharacterized protein LOC116257340 isoform X2, which translates into the protein MGREITEKTQTPLEKRPSILMVGSSNAGKQTLSQMSSFVALQDWVSVNSLQNFEILLCVGNRADLVPNHFAFTEYRRRLQKQGECSSDPHLEFLDYGILDNEGCSLLSGDEVEADAPEIRKLYMDWCREHNIEYVEACAANADFDKSMLYFRCLHKVLAYHVMMEIKSSWHGKTQ
- the LOC116257340 gene encoding uncharacterized protein LOC116257340 isoform X1; amino-acid sequence: MGREITEKTQTPLEKRPSILMVGSSNAGKQTLSQMSSFVALQDWVSVNSLQNFEILLCVGNRADLVPNHFAFTEYRRRLQKQGECSSDPHLEFLDYGILDNEGCSLLSGDEVEADAPEIRKLYMDWCREHNIEYVEACAANADFDKYQVMSLGSLWGCRPINLYDFFEVEVGMSGCSCRMHDWVT
- the LOC116257340 gene encoding uncharacterized protein LOC116257340 isoform X3, with amino-acid sequence MVFDQSNMSSFVALQDWVSVNSLQNFEILLCVGNRADLVPNHFAFTEYRRRLQKQGECSSDPHLEFLDYGILDNEGCSLLSGDEVEADAPEIRKLYMDWCREHNIEYVEACAANADFDKYQVMSLGSLWGCRPINLYDFFEVEVGMSGCSCRMHDWVT